One window of the Candidatus Tisiphia endosymbiont of Sialis lutaria genome contains the following:
- a CDS encoding helix-turn-helix domain-containing protein: MARTLILPKGFHEHDFICLMKNESHGRNRIRLLAMHHLQSGKSLKTVSIIVGSHWKTVQSWLRRFRNSSFDGLFESHRSGAFRKFNSLQESFLSDKINMLSESKTGGYITGKELHNMLFETYGIKCSLKTVYNTIHRLGFSWITSRSVHPKSNQATQNTYKKTSPIC; this comes from the coding sequence ATGGCAAGAACATTAATATTACCAAAAGGTTTTCATGAGCATGATTTCATATGCCTAATGAAAAACGAGTCGCACGGAAGAAATCGCATACGCTTATTAGCAATGCATCACCTGCAATCAGGCAAGTCATTGAAAACTGTATCGATAATAGTTGGATCGCACTGGAAAACAGTACAATCTTGGCTTAGAAGATTTAGAAACTCTAGCTTTGATGGATTATTTGAATCGCATAGGAGTGGTGCGTTTAGAAAATTCAATAGCTTACAAGAATCTTTTTTGTCTGATAAAATAAATATGTTGAGTGAAAGTAAGACAGGTGGTTATATAACAGGAAAGGAATTACATAATATGTTATTTGAAACATATGGTATTAAATGTAGTTTAAAAACAGTTTATAACACTATACATCGACTTGGTTTTAGCTGGATTACTTCTCGTTCAGTACACCCAAAATCTAATCAAGCAACTCAAAATACATATAAAAAAACTTCGCCAATATGCTAA
- a CDS encoding IS630 family transposase — translation MLKVLLPKDIDWSKVDIWSQDETRIGQQGSLSRIWAKRGSRPRKVRQQQFISTYIYGAACHDTGESFALILPYTNTDSMNKFLDEFSLTIDSGRHVALLTDNAGWHAAKKLIIPSNITLVPLPPYAPELNAMEQIWQWIKNHFLSNQCYGVYEDIVANACYAWNQLSKNVTLVKSIMYREWINIPR, via the coding sequence ATGCTAAAAGTATTATTACCAAAAGATATTGATTGGAGTAAGGTTGACATTTGGTCACAGGATGAAACTCGAATTGGGCAGCAAGGTAGTTTAAGTCGCATATGGGCTAAACGTGGGAGCAGACCTAGGAAAGTAAGGCAACAACAATTTATCTCAACATACATCTATGGAGCTGCTTGCCATGATACGGGCGAATCTTTTGCGTTAATTTTACCATATACCAATACTGATTCAATGAATAAGTTCTTAGATGAATTTTCTTTGACTATTGATTCTGGTAGGCATGTTGCATTATTAACAGATAATGCCGGGTGGCATGCAGCGAAAAAATTAATTATTCCAAGTAACATTACTTTGGTACCGCTTCCGCCATACGCACCGGAATTAAATGCGATGGAACAAATTTGGCAGTGGATCAAAAATCACTTCCTATCTAATCAATGTTACGGTGTATACGAAGATATCGTTGCTAATGCTTGCTATGCCTGGAATCAACTTAGTAAAAATGTAACTTTAGTAAAATCAATTATGTATAGAGAGTGGATTAATATACCACGTTAA
- a CDS encoding Rpn family recombination-promoting nuclease/putative transposase: MFLSKFLDPKNDFCFRQIFGTEKNKDILVHFLNDVLKFEGSDKITNVVFLPTIQDPDIAIYRKSIVDVLCKDQHGNQFIVEMQVSEHKGFEKRAQYYAAKAYSKQILKEDENHKKLAVYAKLKGVIFLAIADFVMFDDKKHWKSKHCLLDTESYANDLKDFHFVFLELEKFNKTINELETIEEKWMYFFKHAGDSTLTLTDIEHLIGKDEIIRRAFEAVDQASWSEAELNTYEEITKARLDNLAVEQQKIEDAEARGEARGKAEGIKENAIAIAKEMLKEGYPIEAISKLTGLTLEEIEKLKEEMETLKEE, translated from the coding sequence ATGTTTTTATCAAAATTTCTTGATCCTAAAAATGATTTTTGTTTTCGCCAAATTTTTGGTACTGAAAAGAATAAAGATATACTTGTTCATTTTTTAAATGATGTCCTAAAATTTGAAGGTAGTGACAAAATAACTAATGTGGTATTTTTACCAACTATCCAAGACCCTGATATTGCTATTTACAGAAAGTCTATAGTTGATGTGTTATGCAAAGATCAACATGGTAATCAATTCATAGTAGAGATGCAGGTAAGTGAACATAAAGGATTTGAGAAAAGAGCTCAATATTATGCTGCTAAAGCATATTCTAAGCAAATACTCAAAGAAGATGAAAACCATAAAAAGTTGGCAGTATACGCTAAATTAAAAGGAGTAATATTTTTAGCAATAGCAGATTTTGTGATGTTTGACGATAAAAAACATTGGAAATCAAAACATTGTCTTTTAGATACAGAGAGCTATGCCAATGATTTAAAAGATTTTCATTTTGTTTTTTTAGAACTCGAGAAATTTAATAAAACTATTAATGAGCTGGAAACTATTGAAGAGAAGTGGATGTACTTTTTTAAGCATGCAGGGGATAGTACATTAACCTTAACAGATATAGAGCATTTAATAGGTAAGGATGAAATTATTAGGAGAGCCTTTGAGGCTGTAGACCAAGCTAGCTGGTCAGAAGCAGAACTTAATACTTATGAGGAAATAACTAAAGCTCGTCTTGATAATTTAGCGGTAGAGCAGCAAAAAATTGAAGATGCTGAAGCTAGAGGGGAAGCTAGAGGAAAAGCTGAAGGTATTAAAGAAAACGCTATAGCTATAGCAAAAGAAATGCTGAAAGAAGGCTATCCTATAGAAGCTATAAGTAAATTAACCGGGCTAACCCTTGAAGAAATAGAGAAGTTAAAAGAAGAAATGGAAACATTGAAAGAAGAATAA
- a CDS encoding phage capsid protein, translated as MEQITDGLKEQFAKNISLITQQEGSKLRKCVTNGTQDTEVISFESMTTHEVESRNRRAIDPEDHLHGHYTDAGDPGRLEQIEFKIPTISRRFLTASAYHWNATMDRNDKLNLLTDPTSHFPKMAGWAMGRQQDRVIISAFASPVRAGRTGSNVINFDVANNVVPVGIKVTDTNFTLNAQVAVAANKGVIDSKRAGLTVDKLIKAHHILKKRSFGMYDKLYLLCSSNQISDLLRDPQITNYDYNNVRALVSGEVNSFLGFTFITSEMLGGIYDNTGEGNQSRYAVRDCYAFNEGAIRFNTVSGSNKKGIEELVQYHYAKVLYYSEAFS; from the coding sequence ATGGAACAAATAACAGACGGTCTTAAAGAACAATTTGCCAAAAATATCAGCTTAATTACTCAGCAAGAAGGCTCTAAACTACGAAAATGCGTTACTAATGGTACGCAGGATACAGAGGTAATTAGTTTTGAGTCAATGACTACCCATGAGGTCGAGAGTAGGAATCGACGGGCAATTGATCCTGAAGATCATTTACATGGACATTATACTGATGCTGGAGACCCTGGTAGATTAGAACAAATAGAATTTAAGATACCAACTATTTCAAGACGGTTTTTGACTGCTTCTGCCTATCATTGGAACGCTACTATGGATAGAAATGATAAGTTGAACCTACTAACCGATCCCACTTCACATTTTCCTAAAATGGCAGGTTGGGCTATGGGTAGACAACAAGATAGAGTAATTATTAGTGCTTTTGCTAGTCCAGTTCGAGCAGGAAGGACAGGTAGCAATGTAATTAACTTCGACGTAGCTAATAATGTGGTACCAGTAGGAATTAAGGTTACTGATACTAATTTTACCTTAAATGCTCAAGTTGCGGTTGCTGCTAATAAAGGGGTCATTGACTCGAAAAGAGCCGGGCTAACTGTTGATAAATTAATAAAAGCTCATCATATCTTAAAAAAACGCTCTTTTGGTATGTATGATAAATTATACTTGCTGTGTTCAAGTAACCAAATCTCAGACTTGTTACGTGACCCGCAAATTACTAATTATGACTATAATAACGTTAGAGCTTTAGTAAGTGGTGAAGTTAATAGTTTCTTAGGATTTACCTTTATTACTAGCGAGATGCTGGGTGGTATATATGATAATACTGGGGAGGGGAATCAATCTAGATATGCTGTTAGGGATTGCTATGCCTTTAATGAAGGAGCTATAAGATTTAACACGGTCAGTGGTTCTAACAAGAAGGGCATTGAAGAGCTAGTACAATATCATTATGCCAAGGTGTTATATTACAGTGAAGCCTTTAGCTAG